The Cylindrospermopsis curvispora GIHE-G1 genome contains a region encoding:
- a CDS encoding WD40 repeat domain-containing protein translates to MNFTTNKPQKFTTHYSEKLTEYVTSLNWSKSGHKLAVTSASGEVIIWQNETITNLQTSTGKSLDCGGFSADDQYLAVGGQDGNIKIWRDKELIQTLANAPAWIDKLAWNHTNNLLAFSLGRYVQVWDVDAQELVVTLNFENSSILGIDWRQDGKYLAISGYKGVKVWNRESWDEEPYILSTNTVSTGVAWSADGKYLASANMDRSITVLEWENPDPWLMRGFPGKIRQLVWSNKTSDTGDPVLACASVEGVVLWHKSVDDSVGWESTILTNHFDIITAIAYPPQSLNYRLPNNELILASAGADGWLCLWDENFQVWEILSGVTEGFSTLAWQPQGKFLAAGGNQGELIIWSSDNSQL, encoded by the coding sequence ATGAATTTCACGACCAACAAACCGCAAAAATTCACCACCCATTATTCAGAAAAGCTAACAGAATATGTAACATCCTTGAATTGGTCTAAATCCGGTCACAAGCTGGCCGTTACCTCCGCATCAGGAGAGGTAATCATCTGGCAAAACGAAACAATTACCAATCTCCAAACTTCCACAGGTAAATCCCTAGACTGTGGAGGTTTCTCAGCTGATGACCAGTACTTGGCTGTGGGTGGCCAGGACGGAAACATAAAAATCTGGAGGGACAAAGAGTTAATTCAAACCCTAGCAAACGCTCCAGCTTGGATTGATAAATTAGCGTGGAACCATACCAATAATCTGTTAGCTTTTAGTTTAGGTCGTTATGTTCAAGTGTGGGATGTGGATGCGCAGGAACTGGTGGTCACCCTCAACTTTGAAAACTCATCAATTTTAGGAATTGATTGGCGTCAGGATGGAAAGTATTTGGCTATTAGCGGTTATAAAGGAGTTAAGGTTTGGAATAGGGAAAGTTGGGATGAGGAACCTTATATACTGTCGACAAATACAGTCAGTACGGGTGTGGCATGGTCTGCTGATGGTAAATATTTAGCTTCAGCAAATATGGATCGCAGTATCACAGTATTAGAGTGGGAAAATCCCGATCCCTGGCTAATGCGTGGTTTCCCCGGCAAAATTCGTCAATTGGTTTGGTCCAATAAAACAAGTGATACAGGAGATCCCGTCTTAGCTTGTGCTAGTGTGGAAGGTGTAGTGCTATGGCATAAATCTGTTGATGATTCTGTAGGTTGGGAGTCAACCATTTTGACTAATCACTTCGATATTATAACTGCGATCGCCTACCCACCCCAGTCCTTAAATTATAGATTGCCAAATAATGAGTTAATACTTGCTTCTGCTGGTGCTGATGGTTGGTTGTGTTTATGGGATGAAAATTTTCAAGTATGGGAAATTCTGTCAGGTGTGACTGAAGGTTTTTCTACCCTAGCTTGGCAACCCCAAGGCAAATTTTTGGCAGCGGGTGGAAACCAAGGGGAATTAATTATTTGGTCATCTGATAATTCCCAGTTGTGA
- a CDS encoding metal ABC transporter solute-binding protein, Zn/Mn family, with the protein MSQNLPQVVVTTTILCDITNQIAQESINLICLVPPGLEPPIYQPTPEDIRSIKKADLILYHGYNFEPNLIKSLKNSRKNIAKISVGQRAVKQPQKLRQNGKIINEPHIWHDVRNAIKMVEVVNFQLGKLSPENQQRYNSNTRQLTRELKQLNQWIKSTLSTIPDKNRKLLTTHGAMIYYVKAYGLAYKGTLPDMSNEDKLTANKAKSLAEYIKKTQAPIIFADRAFNTMLLAPIAKKTKVKIFPRPLYIDGLGEPGSEGETYQKMMDANTRSIVEGLGGTYLKFAPNIGR; encoded by the coding sequence ATGAGTCAAAATCTACCCCAAGTTGTAGTAACTACAACCATACTCTGCGATATTACTAACCAAATAGCCCAAGAAAGTATTAATCTAATTTGTTTAGTTCCTCCCGGTTTGGAACCTCCTATATATCAGCCAACACCAGAAGATATCAGATCGATTAAAAAAGCAGATCTGATTTTATATCACGGCTATAATTTTGAGCCTAACCTAATTAAGTCATTGAAAAATAGTCGAAAAAATATAGCCAAAATATCAGTTGGTCAACGTGCTGTTAAACAACCACAAAAACTGCGCCAAAATGGCAAAATTATTAACGAACCACATATTTGGCATGATGTGAGAAATGCCATCAAAATGGTAGAAGTAGTGAATTTTCAATTGGGCAAACTGTCACCGGAAAATCAACAGAGATATAATAGTAATACTCGCCAACTAACTCGAGAATTAAAGCAATTAAACCAATGGATTAAATCTACTCTTTCCACCATTCCTGATAAAAACCGGAAATTGCTGACCACCCATGGGGCTATGATTTATTACGTCAAGGCTTATGGGTTAGCTTATAAAGGAACCTTACCAGACATGAGCAATGAAGATAAATTAACAGCTAACAAAGCTAAAAGTTTAGCTGAATATATCAAAAAAACCCAAGCACCAATAATTTTTGCTGATAGAGCATTTAATACAATGTTACTTGCGCCAATTGCTAAAAAAACAAAGGTGAAAATTTTTCCTCGACCACTTTATATTGATGGATTAGGTGAACCAGGTAGTGAGGGAGAAACCTATCAAAAAATGATGGATGCAAATACTCGCAGCATTGTGGAAGGTTTAGGGGGTACATATTTAAAATTTGCGCCCAACATTGGTAGATAA
- a CDS encoding cytochrome P450: MKLPGQSQAPRFLQRINWVFNPVQLMEKSAQAYGDFFTLNLSSKEPIVFISNPQAIQEIFTAPLENFDAGVSNKLLKPLLGENSLVLIDGETHRRQRKLLIPPFHGERMKAYSEIITSITQEVIKQWEIGKPFSVRDFMQEISLRVILQAVFGLSAGERFTKLEQLLRSLLELSGSPLRSMMTFFPILQIDLGSWSPWGRFLRQKETIYQILQSEITERRANFDISGNDILTLMMSSRDENGQPMTDVELRDELMTLLFAGHETTASALTWSLYWIHRLPSVKDKLLDELNNLLTNPSNQNTGSVLDANGIYRLPYLNAVCQETLRIYPIAMITFPRMVKKQIRIMDHEFTPGTLLAPCIYLTHHRADIYDNPEEFDPERFLKRQYSQYEYIPFGGGNRRCIGMAFAMFEMKLVLATILSELNLSLVDNIKVKPLRRGVTLAPSAGKWLVATGKANLSTNVGRKF, encoded by the coding sequence ATGAAACTACCGGGTCAGTCCCAAGCTCCTAGATTTCTACAGAGGATCAACTGGGTTTTTAATCCCGTGCAATTAATGGAAAAATCTGCCCAAGCCTACGGGGATTTTTTTACACTCAACTTATCCAGTAAAGAACCAATAGTATTTATTAGCAACCCACAAGCGATCCAAGAGATTTTTACGGCACCATTAGAAAATTTTGATGCAGGAGTATCTAACAAGTTACTTAAACCTTTGCTGGGGGAAAATTCCCTAGTATTAATAGATGGTGAAACCCATCGGAGGCAAAGAAAATTATTAATCCCTCCATTTCATGGAGAAAGGATGAAAGCATACTCAGAGATTATCACAAGTATTACCCAAGAAGTAATTAAGCAATGGGAAATAGGAAAACCATTTTCTGTGCGGGATTTTATGCAAGAGATTTCTTTGCGGGTAATTTTACAAGCGGTGTTTGGTTTATCCGCAGGAGAGCGTTTTACAAAACTAGAACAACTATTGCGCTCATTATTAGAACTGAGTGGATCTCCCTTACGTTCCATGATGACATTTTTCCCAATTTTGCAAATAGATCTGGGTAGTTGGAGTCCTTGGGGAAGGTTTTTACGCCAAAAGGAGACCATTTATCAAATTTTGCAAAGTGAAATTACAGAACGTCGAGCTAATTTTGATATATCTGGCAATGATATATTGACCTTAATGATGTCCTCTCGGGATGAAAATGGTCAACCAATGACTGATGTAGAACTGCGGGATGAGTTAATGACTTTATTGTTTGCAGGTCATGAAACCACTGCTTCTGCATTAACATGGTCATTGTATTGGATTCATCGTTTACCCTCGGTTAAAGATAAGTTGCTAGATGAGTTAAATAATCTATTAACTAATCCAAGTAATCAAAATACAGGTTCAGTTTTAGATGCAAATGGAATTTATCGATTGCCTTACTTAAATGCCGTTTGTCAGGAAACACTAAGAATATATCCCATTGCCATGATTACTTTCCCCCGCATGGTAAAAAAACAAATAAGAATTATGGATCATGAATTTACGCCTGGAACATTGCTAGCACCCTGTATATATTTGACCCACCATCGAGCGGATATATATGACAATCCGGAGGAATTTGACCCGGAAAGGTTTTTAAAAAGGCAATATTCCCAATATGAGTACATTCCCTTTGGCGGTGGAAATCGTCGGTGTATTGGGATGGCTTTTGCTATGTTTGAAATGAAATTGGTATTAGCTACCATACTATCGGAGCTAAATTTAAGCCTGGTTGATAATATCAAGGTTAAACCTCTCAGGAGAGGTGTTACCCTAGCTCCTTCCGCTGGTAAATGGTTGGTAGCAACTGGAAAAGCCAATTTATCTACCAATGTTGGGCGCAAATTTTAA
- a CDS encoding tetratricopeptide repeat protein — MKWQLLTHNKQVLGKIFTILVFTGLTGILCVSCNRNQDLLVTEIGVNPPKRPTRKTSGAGEFYLQGQNQHSRGNFQAAIAAYSKSISLNSEYAPAFKARGLAYFDLNNKERAINDYNQSLQINPNDPETYNYRGNARASLGDQKGAIEDYNEAIRLSPNYAEAFNNRGNSHAAQGNKNAALEDYTQAIRIDQNYSVAYNNRGNAYSSLGNTSKAIADYNQAIRLNPQFAPAYNNRGNAFASSGDKRRALQDLQKAATIFDQEGNRGLYQQTMKNIQELGK, encoded by the coding sequence ATGAAATGGCAGTTATTGACACATAATAAGCAAGTGCTAGGCAAAATATTCACAATATTAGTCTTTACTGGGTTAACTGGAATTTTATGCGTTTCTTGTAATCGCAATCAGGATCTTTTGGTAACTGAAATAGGGGTCAATCCCCCTAAACGTCCCACCCGTAAAACCTCTGGTGCAGGAGAATTTTATCTTCAGGGACAAAATCAGCACTCGAGAGGCAATTTTCAAGCTGCTATTGCTGCTTATAGTAAGTCTATCAGTTTAAATTCTGAGTATGCACCTGCATTTAAGGCTCGTGGTTTAGCTTATTTTGACTTAAATAATAAAGAAAGAGCAATTAATGATTATAATCAGTCTCTGCAAATTAATCCTAATGACCCAGAAACTTACAACTATAGGGGTAATGCTCGTGCTTCTTTAGGAGACCAAAAAGGTGCTATAGAAGATTATAACGAAGCTATTCGTTTATCGCCTAACTATGCCGAGGCTTTCAATAATAGAGGCAATTCCCATGCTGCTCAAGGAAATAAAAATGCAGCTCTGGAAGATTATACTCAAGCTATTCGCATTGACCAAAATTATTCTGTTGCTTATAATAATCGTGGTAATGCCTATTCTAGTCTGGGAAATACATCAAAAGCGATCGCTGATTATAATCAAGCTATTCGGTTAAATCCCCAGTTTGCTCCTGCTTATAATAATCGTGGTAATGCTTTTGCCTCTTCTGGAGATAAACGTCGCGCTTTACAAGACTTGCAAAAAGCAGCAACTATTTTTGACCAAGAGGGTAACAGGGGATTATATCAACAGACCATGAAAAACATTCAGGAGTTGGGAAAGTAA